The sequence below is a genomic window from Lolium perenne isolate Kyuss_39 chromosome 7, Kyuss_2.0, whole genome shotgun sequence.
GTTATGATTAGTAGTTCTTGATTTTCTACTAATTAGGAGCTTGTCACCCCATGGGGCTTGAACGATGTAGACTACCTTGGTAGGTCGCGTTAGCATTTGATATGCAATCCTCTTATGAATGATAGATGTACCATTAAAGTAGAAGCTGTCAATTGTTCCCGCAATATTAACAGCATAGAACCATCCGTCATGATGAATGCCATCAGTATAATCGGTCCCTATTCCGATCCAATTCCAAGTTTCTCCTCCAACTTTGGCAAACGAGAGCTGCCAGTATGGCTGATGGATTAGCATAACAGTGCAGTCACCAGAAGATGGATCAGACGACAAGACAGCTTTGAAATATACTGTTTCACGATATTCATCCAATTGGTAAGTACAGGCTGGTTCTTCAATCCTTGGAAATAATTTTCCATGATAGTAAGACATCTCATATCCTTCAAGGACCCCATCGCCGTTCATGACAGGCTTGATATGATGCATAGTAGTTACCGGTGGGAGTCTCATCTGCTCACCGGTGATGGGGTTTAGCAGCATTAAATCAGACTTCTCGTCAGCAGTGATAAGCCAGCCATGGGACGAGCCAATCAAATACCGCCCGGCTATTGGTGGGTCTGGCAGGGAAATTGTGTACGCCCTTTGCTCCAAGAGGCTGTACATGCCAACAGCGCTTGGGCCGGCAGCCTCGGTGCAATAGAGTAAACAGGGGGTCTGGCTGATGCGGCAGACTGCCTCGGAGGACGTCCTGTGCCACGCCGTGCAGACAGCGGCAACTCGGAGGTTGTCCGGGCACTCAAGCAACTCGAGTATGCTGTGCAGTATATCCGCCGGCAGCCCTGACCAATCTGGAGATGGAGCTTCTTCCATAGTGGAGAACTGCTAACACGGATGGCGGATGGGCCTGCCAATCAATGGATCCAAAACTAGAGACAGAAGGGCAGCAACTCCAGTTCGGCCGCGTAGTACTTATAGATCCTTCCACGCCAATTCAATTCGACAAAGAATTAGCTCTGCCCGATGCAAGTCGGTTCTGGGAACAAATAGGAGACCCAATCCAGGTTGATGCGCTCGATTCCGGACAATACTTATTTGCTTGATCAGAACCCGTCTCCACCCTGTTACCCCTGAAATTACAGATTTGAATCAGGTCTTGATTAGCGACAAGAATGGCAAACCCGCATCGAGTGACAGACAACACCAGCGCACTACTCATCTATATTGCCCTGCCATGGTGTACCATCGCCGCAGCTTGAACTTAGTATGAATATTAAAAAAAATCATGGCActgcttgtcatactactagatgagAGCAATTCATTAGTAAAATGACAGATTGCAGATCGAAAATTTGCAAATCCAAATGCTCGGGACCAGAAAAACCTTGTCCATTGCAGACAACATATTTAATCTTGGTCAGATACATAAGACGGAGGATAAGGAATCTAATAATCCAGTAATTGTGACAAAAGTATACGGCAATTCGTTGcagtggcaatggcaggagtactGACTGGCTACTGTTACTAAGCAGCAAGTCGATCAAAAAATGGACCATGAAAGGCCATGACATTTTCAGAAGTGAGAACACAGTCTCATGTAGGCGCCTGTAAACTCATGCAGCGATGCCTAGTTTGATGAACTTGAGTATATTTGAATTAGCATAGTCCATCGTTGATATATACATTCTACTTACATATTACGACAATTACCAAAAAACTCTTATTTGTTCAGAAAACGGATCATGTTGTCCCAAGTTTTCAGAGAAGGATATGACTGATGATCTAAAGGAACTCCAGTTTATCTAATGAATGCTAAGGCATATTTGGCGACGATCTACCTTGCAAGTCTGAACCTTGCTAAGCACACCTTGCAGTGACCAACGCACGACTACCCAGGAGCTCCTGTTTGTTATCGACAACAGTTAGCTAGGGTGGAAACTCATGTTGTATAGATCCAGCTGCCTTAATGTTCCTAAATATAAAAGCATATAAACTTCAAGAATTGCTCTTATAAACTTCAAGAATTGCTCTCTAAGAGCAATGAAATTATCTCGCCATACATGAATATAAAGATCATATCGATTTCTGGAACATATATGAATAACACTTCCTGTGGACTCGTCACTTACCGTAAAAAACTGTGTATTGTGAAGATTTCAATTATGGCCATGTTCAGCACAAGAAAGTAAATGCAGACAGAATGGTGGAGAGTAGTCGCTGCTCACCAGGAAGTTAGGAGCCGCTGGTGGAGAAGCAGTGCCGGTGGGTACCAAGAAGACGGCGGCGGCCAAGATGACGACGGCGCCGGAGGGCCGAGGGGCAGGGCGGCGGCGGCAGTGGACGCGGGAGGCCGAGCCGCCAAAAGAAAGAAGGCGCGTTGCAGGGCGAGAGCCCTAGAGCAGGGTGGCGGCGCTGGGCGGTGGTGCAGCCGCGCAGGAACGGGGAACCTAGGCTACAGGGGCGGCGGCCATGGGAAAGATTCGGTGCCAACAGCGTGCGGGTTTGAGCCCTCCGCTCCTGCGGGTTCAGCCTATATGGTTTGGAACCCGGACCGCACCAATCCGCACCGCTCCCATCCAGCTTTCAGCTGAACCCACCCAAATGCCAAATGACATCCAAACAAAAACCCACCCCGGTCCCAATCTTGCCTTTGACGAGCCACGGCGACCATAATCACTACCGATTGTACATACAGCACTCTAGCCACATTTCAGCATTCCCCTATCTAAGCATGCCACCGCGAGCTCTGAAGTCTGAACAATCCAATCCAATCCAATCCAAAATGTATGCATGAATTCAACACTGGAAATAGAAATCACTGAGGTACATTTCTTAGGAGTGAAATTACTGAGGAAAGGCAAAATATTACGAACCCAAATCGCCAATTTCATGGGATGCAACTTCTCCACCATAATCGCTACCGATTGTACATAGAGCTTTTTGGAGCAAaagaagaagagaaaacttcTGGAAAGATTTATCCAGGAGTTCACCAATGCATCTTCTCTCTACGCTCCAAGCAATTTAGAGGAACCATAAGTCGTTCAAGATTATAAATTCAGTAGTTATCTTGAATAGTGCTGATTATCAAACGGATTAAAAAATGCCACATAAAATTTTTACTCCCTCCATCCTATGAAATTTGTCTGagatttttctaaatttggatgtatctatataCTAGATAGtggctagatacattcaaattttgacaaatctaagACAACTTTTATGGGAAGGAGGAAGTACAAGCTAGAGGTTAACAAATGCGACAAAACATTACATCAACAAAGATATGACAGATGAATCAACTTGAATTTAGTCAACGACAAAAGTCTGAAGATTCATCACAAACACTATGTAACTAGCAGAACAACCAATTCCTGATAGGCAGCTACTGCAGAAAAAAGTACTACGATGGTCTAAATGAGCAAACGAGGCTTCTCCTACAACCAACCATCTCATGCCTCCGAAAAGAATAGCTTCAGATTTTTAGACAAACGCAACCAAAGACTGGCAACCATGGTACCAATCACCTGAACTTCGGCTTCTTTGAGAGCCCTCCCTTAGAGCTACCACGATCTGGTGGTGGGCGAGAATTGCCACTGCTGCCACGCCCTGGCGGAGGAtgatgcttgctgctgctgccacTACCACGTTGTGGTGGTGGACCAGACTTACTGAAGGTCTTGACCTTGCGGCGCCTCCTTTCTTCCTCGCTGTCTGATTCTGCACCATGCTCCCGGTCTGCGTTTGTTGCCTCCCGTTCCAGCTCATCCCAGGTTTTACCCTTATCTTCCTCAGATTCTTCATCAGAATCCTCATCCTCGTCCTCATCTGATTGCACCAAGGACGCACTGCTGGAATCATCATCTTCTGATTCAGACTCGGGCTCAGCATCAGAAGGCTCATACCCCTGATCTGATTCTTCtgattcctcctctgcctcagaaTCGCTTGCCTCCATATTCAGGAATTCCCATCCACCATCCTCAACAAACTGCCGAGGATCATCAATGATAGTTTTCAGAATAGGACGCCAATTCAGGTTCAGCCTGCTCTCATAATACTTGAGGTCAGTGGTGTCAAGCCACTCCTTAATTGCATCCAGTGAGCTTGACGGAATGGAATCGATGCGAAGAACGTCCTTCTTGAAGTCCTTAAACACGATAGCCATGTCAAAGTTCTTTGTTCCAAAGCCTACCCTCTCTAGATTAACAATCTCTATCTCACCCAGAGTCACCACCAGGAAGGGGGTCTCGATTAGCTCAACCAAACAAGTTGAAGTTGGAATGATGAAAGCTGAAGCTTTATGCGGAACCCCATGGAAGCCAAGCTCTCTAAGAGGGATATCAAACTCCAGATCAAGCCCCTTGAACTGTGGTTGTGACCAGTGGTCATTAACCTTGTTCACATAGTTCTGGAACTCCATGTTAATTCTGTTCTTCCGATCCCTCTCACGCTgctcttcttcaatctcatcagGATCAAGGGCCGATCTCCTACTGCCACCAACAGTTTGAACAACATCCATCACTTCAACGTAGAATTGGACATCCTTCGTCTTCTTGTTTCCAACCATGATATGATTGTGCAAATGGAAATGAAGAAGGGTAATCATTTCTTTCTCTGCTGGCTGGAAGAAAGCATGTTTTATATTCGCGTACATGATGTCCACGCGCTCATCAGCTCTTGAAGTAGAATATCTGAAACCATTAACATGGGCCTCAAAAGTTCCCGACAACTTTCTCCCACGACCACCAAATGGAGGCCGTATCCACAGATCATTGAGCCTCATTTGCTTCGCTTTGTTGGTTGCCAGCTGGAGTTTCTCCTGAGTAACAAGGGTGGCCCTTTCAGCTCTCTCCGACTCCCTTGAAGCAACTTGCCTCCTCAATGTTTTGATCTGCTGGACAACTTCACTGCTATGCCGTGGATCTTTCGAGCGGAATGTAATCTCTTTCAAGAAGATAGCTCCCTGAGACTTCAGATTGTTATCATTTGAGAATGGCATGCCAGGTACATTGAAGAAAATGCGGATAGTGCAGGTGCGGTTGTCCTGGTGGCTGGTCACACTCTTAACTGTAGAAACATGGAAAGGGACCATACTTCCATAAATAGGTAAGAGGACAGCTTCATTCCTCTGATCTACGTGTATCACCAACTCTCTTGGAGAAGGTACATCATTCACATTCTTGTATGCAACAAGTTCATTTGAAGCCCTAGCAGGACCACGCCCATCGCCAGAACCAGAACCACCCCCAGCAAGCCTTCTAGCAGTCTCTTCATTCTTTTGACGAGCAAGTTCAGCCTGGTGCTGTCTCCGTTGCTCTTCCTTGGACATCTCCTGGTTGTCTGATCGAAGTGTTGCCTTGGAATGTACTGCTTCCAGGCCACTCATCTCAACCTTCGGCCGTTTAGGCTTCGGAACCTCTTCCTCATCTTCATTAAATGAATATGCAACATCCTTAACAGCCTTGGAGCAATTGGTTAAGATCTCTACAGTCTTGTCAGTAACTAAAGCTGTATCAGCTAAT
It includes:
- the LOC127316536 gene encoding F-box protein KIB4: MEEAPSPDWSGLPADILHSILELLECPDNLRVAAVCTAWHRTSSEAVCRISQTPCLLYCTEAAGPSAVGMYSLLEQRAYTISLPDPPIAGRYLIGSSHGWLITADEKSDLMLLNPITGEQMRLPPVTTMHHIKPVMNGDGVLEGYEMSYYHGKLFPRIEEPACTYQLDEYRETVYFKAVLSSDPSSGDCTVMLIHQPYWQLSFAKVGGETWNWIGIGTDYTDGIHHDGWFYAVNIAGTIDSFYFNGTSIIHKRIAYQMLTRPTKVVYIVQAPWGDKLLISRKSRTTNHNTEGTFEIMVYKFDPGGKELIKMTGIGDHVLFIGHNASLCLPVSDHPQLMPSCVYYTDHAVESLFEAESNKRDMGVYHLESNIMTNIVSPEPWMTWLPPLWLTPNTSKTSNRRTLCLE
- the LOC127316535 gene encoding FACT complex subunit SPT16, translating into MTDNGKAKSGSGGDYTINLDNFSKRLKVFYDHWNGNKSELWGSSDAIAIATPPPSDDLRYLKSSALNVWLLGYEFPETIIVFIQKQIHFLCSKKKADLIGTLKKAAHEAVGADIVLHVKGKNGDGIDLMDSILRAVSAQSKSDTPVVGHIPKEAPEGKLLEAWAEKLSGESVQLTDVTNGFSELFAVKDATEIICVKKAAYLTSSVMKNFVVPTMEKVIDEEKKVSHSSLMDDTEKIILDPLKAKVKLKAENIDICYPPVFQSGGKFDLRPGASSNDDYLYYDPTSVIICAIGSRYSNYCSNVARTFLIDATPTQSKAYETLLKAQEAALAACKPGNQMCTVYQAAVAVFENNAPEFLSNLTKSAGTGMGLEFRESGLNLNPKNDRLIKEGMIFNICLGLNNVQAETNNEKTKQFSLLLADTALVTDKTVEILTNCSKAVKDVAYSFNEDEEEVPKPKRPKVEMSGLEAVHSKATLRSDNQEMSKEEQRRQHQAELARQKNEETARRLAGGGSGSGDGRGPARASNELVAYKNVNDVPSPRELVIHVDQRNEAVLLPIYGSMVPFHVSTVKSVTSHQDNRTCTIRIFFNVPGMPFSNDNNLKSQGAIFLKEITFRSKDPRHSSEVVQQIKTLRRQVASRESERAERATLVTQEKLQLATNKAKQMRLNDLWIRPPFGGRGRKLSGTFEAHVNGFRYSTSRADERVDIMYANIKHAFFQPAEKEMITLLHFHLHNHIMVGNKKTKDVQFYVEVMDVVQTVGGSRRSALDPDEIEEEQRERDRKNRINMEFQNYVNKVNDHWSQPQFKGLDLEFDIPLRELGFHGVPHKASAFIIPTSTCLVELIETPFLVVTLGEIEIVNLERVGFGTKNFDMAIVFKDFKKDVLRIDSIPSSSLDAIKEWLDTTDLKYYESRLNLNWRPILKTIIDDPRQFVEDGGWEFLNMEASDSEAEEESEESDQGYEPSDAEPESESEDDDSSSASLVQSDEDEDEDSDEESEEDKGKTWDELEREATNADREHGAESDSEEERRRRKVKTFSKSGPPPQRGSGSSSKHHPPPGRGSSGNSRPPPDRGSSKGGLSKKPKFR